GTGTTCAGGAATGGCGACGCGACGCCGCGTCCGGCGAAGTAATCCCGCACAAAGAACACCAGCTCATACTCGCCATCGAGCAGCGCTTCACCCTCAAGCAGGGGCTTATCGCCGCGTCCGTCGGCGTTGGTGGCGATCGAGCCCATCAGCCGTTTTTCGCCGTCCAGCCGCCATAGCTCGATCCGCACACCGGCTGCCGGCCCGCCGTGTACGGTGTCCAGCACATGCGTTGTCAGCTTGCCCATACGGTTCTGCCCCCCACCAGCGTCCACATGACCTGCGCGCGCATCTCCATACCGACGTAGGGGCTGACTTTATGCCGGTACTGCAAATCCTCTGCCGCCAGCGTCCAATGGCTGTCGATGTCGACCAGCGCCAGATCGGCGTCGGCCCCTGCCACGATGCGGCCCTTGTTGTCGAAGTCAAAGCGCGCGGCAGCTCGCGTGGAGGTCACGGCGGCCACCTCGCGCAGCGACATCCCCCGCCCGTGATAGCCTTCGGTAATCAGCAGCGGCAGCGTCGACTGGCAGCCGGCAATTCCGCCCCAGATGGAAAAGAAGTTATCGCCTTGCTTGAGCGCCATCGGCGCGGGGGAATGGTCGGATGTCACCATTTGGACGTCGCCGGCCAGCACGTGCTTCCACAGCGCGTCCTGCTCGGCCTGCGAGCGGATCGGCGGCGCGCACTTCGCAACAGCGCCCAGGCGGACTACGTCTTCGTCCGTCAGCACGAGATAGTGCGCACACGTCTCACAGGTCACGTCTACGCCGCGGGCGCGGGCCGCTTTGACCAGATCAATGCCGGCGCCGCTGCTCACATGGACGATATGCAGCCGGCAGCCGGTGATGTCGGCATACAGGATCGCCCGTTGGATCGCTTCAAGCTCCGCGACCACCGGCCGCGACTCCAGATAGTCGCGCGCGCTCACTTTGCCGGCGGCCACCGCGCGGTGTGCCAGCGCCCCGCAGATGCCGTCGTTCTCGGCGTGAACGGCGACCAGCGCGCCAAGGTCCGCCGCAATGCGCATCCCTTCGTACAACGTGTAGTCGTCGGCGGCCGGAAATTCGTCGATCCCGCTGTTGGACATAAAGGCCTTGAAGCCGATCACGCCGCACCGGTGCAAGCCTTTTAGCTCGCCCAGATTGCCGGGCACAAGCCCACCCCAGAAGTATGCGTTGACCAGCGACTTTTCGCGCGCGGCTGCCGCTTTCGCCTCGAATGCCTCGACGTTCAGCACCGGCGGTGATGAATTCAGCGGCATGTCGAAAAAGGTGGTCACGCCGCCTGCCGCCAGTGCCCGCGTGCCGGTTTCCAGCCCTTCCCAGTCGGCGCGCCCCGGCTCATTGAAATGGACGTGCGGGTCGATGCCGCCGGGAAATACGATCAGCCCGGCCGCGTCGATCTCTTCGGTGGCATCAGCGTCGAGGCCGGTGCCGACCGCCGCGATCTTGCCGCCGCGGACCGCCACGTCTGCCATCACTTCCTGCTGTGCGTCGACGACCTTGCCATTTCGAATGATCAGGTCATACATGGTGGTCTCCATTGACCGGCCCGGCTCTTTACCGCGTGATCTTCAGGTTCAACATGCCATACGGCGGGCGCGGGTCCATGAACACGCGCGGTTCGCCCACATCCCCGGCTGCCGTATCGAACAGGCGGTTCTGCGCGTTGAACGATACTTCGCTCATCTGCGGGAAGCGGTCGAGCAGCCGCGTCCCCATCTCGTGGATCAGGTGCTGGATCGACATATTCACGAAGTCATGAAATGTATGCTGTATGTGGTCGTAGACCTGCTGCGGGTGGATGAACTTCGCGTGGCTGGTCTGCAGCGCGTCGTTGAAGTCGCCGTATTTCCAGCCCATATCCAGATAGATATACAGGGGGCGGTCGGTCTTTTCCGGCAGCGTCGTAAAGCTGTCGCGGGCGAAGTTTGCGAAGGCGTTGCCGGTCAGCTTGAACAACTTGATGTCTTTGCGGCCGCACTCGTGGCTGGTCACCACGATCCGTCCGCCGTCCCGCGTGACGTTGATCGACGCGAACCCGTAGCTGCCCGGCTGCGGCGCGAAAAGCCGGTCGCTGGGTGTCAGGGTCACGCCGGAATCGCCGGTCAGGTTCGACGCCGGGAAGGCGATCTCGTTGGCCGTCAGGCGCAGGCTTTCCATATCAGGGTACTGGTTCAGGTATTCCTGGCCGAGATAGTACAGGAATCCCTCCAGCGTCGCGCCCGGGTAGGTCAGCGCCTTCTGTAAGGCAAAATTGGTCATGGTGGCCGTGGCGACGATCTTCGAATTATCGCCGTGGGTATAGGCGGGAAGGAACGCACTGCCAAAGACTTCGACCTCCAGATCCACGGCGAACAGGCCGTGCTGCCTGCCGGTGAACGGCGACTCCGGGATCGGGGTCAGCCCCTCCAGATGTCCTGAAAAACTGCGGTACAGCGCGATGTTGCCCTTGCCGTAGGAAATCGTGTACTTCATGGTTCACTCACCTAACCTTTTCGATCAGACGCAGACGCAGGATTTTCAGGACTTCGGCCACCGCCGCCTCGATTTCTTGCGACCGCGGCAAGTTTCGCCGGTTGATAAACGTCGCGAGGATGCTGTCTTTGGTGTTCTCGCGCGCGCAGATCACGAACGGGAAGCCAAACGCTGCCCGGTATTCAGTGTTCAGGCGGTGAAACTCGGCATATTCGCTTTCGGTCAGCCGGTCGAGGCCTGCCGACGCCTGCTCCCTGACCGAGTCGGCGCTGGGCGGCTTACCGACCGCCAACTTGCCGCCAAGATCGGGATGCGACCGGATCAGCGCAATCCGTTCGGCTTCGCTGGCCGCCTTCACCTCCTGCTCGAACGCCTCGAACAGAGCCGGGACGTCGGCGAAAGGCCGGTGGATGGCAACCCGCCGCGCGAGCCATGTTTCGCCTTCCAGCGGCCCGCCGATGATCTCCAGGAACGCTTCGTCTGAGGCGGCGTTCAGCGCGTCGAGGCTCATAGCGCCTCAAACAGAATATCCTGTGCGCCTTCCCATAGCGCAAGCCGTCCCAGCGCTGCAAGATTTTCCTGACCCTCGATGATCGTCAGGAAGTGATTTGCCGCGAGCTGCCCGACCTTCGCCGCGAAGCGCGCGCTGCCATAGGGAAACAGGATTTCCGTCTCGCTCAGGCCGCCCGGATAAAACAGGATGTCCCCGCGCGACGGGTAGCTGGTGTGGTTTTCGTAATCGACGCCCAGCTTGAAATCGCCCAACGGGATCCAGCACGCCTCGCCGCTCCAGCGGGCATGGATCAGCTTATTGCGCCACGGCAGCAGCCGCTTGAACGCCGCGCAGGTGTTCGGAGCGGCTTCTTCTTCCATCCGGGCGACAAACGTAAACGGTCCCGCGGTAATTTTCAGGTTCATGGCGCGTGCCTTTGTGTGTCGTAACCGTAAGTGACGGCGGATTATAGCTTTCGTGCGCCCATGTCACAATCAGACGCCCCCACGCGTCAGCCCACGCGAAGCTGTAGGTCGAGGGTCTCGTCGGCGTGGGCCTCCAGCGCCACCGCCGCCGCGTAGTCCGCGCCGATCATTACGGTCCGCACCAGATACACGGACTCGTCGAGTGAAACGGCCGCTTGAGTTCCAGCAGGGCCGCCGACCGGCAGCGAGAATGTCTTTACGAGCCGGAAGCCGTCGCCGCGGGCTTTTGTAACCGCTTCCTTGCGCGTCCACAGGTCAAAAAACGCCGCGCTACGATCCGCTCCGTTCAAGGATGCCAGGGCGGCGCGTTCGGTATCCGTAAACGCCAGGTCGATCATCTGCGCCATCGAGTCCAGCGGGCGGCGCGTTTCGACATCGACCCCGACCGGACGGTCGGCGATCGCGATCAGGACCAGGTCTCCGCTGTGCGAGAGATTGAAGTGAGGAGGGTTTTCTAGTCCGGCCAGGACCGGTTTGCCGAACGCGCCAGTCGCGAAAACGAGTCGGTCCGGCGCGATCCCGGTGTGCTGACCAAGCACGGCGCGCAGGGTCGCCCGTGCCGCGATGAAGCGCTGCCGTGCGTCCGCAAAGCGCAGGCGCGCAGCGCGCTCATGCTCATCCGCCGAGAGGTTCGATCCGTTGATCGGCGCGGTCAGCTTCCTGCGATAGAGGAGGATCTCAGCCATGCGGCT
This DNA window, taken from Candidatus Flexicrinis proximus, encodes the following:
- the allB gene encoding allantoinase AllB, which gives rise to MYDLIIRNGKVVDAQQEVMADVAVRGGKIAAVGTGLDADATEEIDAAGLIVFPGGIDPHVHFNEPGRADWEGLETGTRALAAGGVTTFFDMPLNSSPPVLNVEAFEAKAAAAREKSLVNAYFWGGLVPGNLGELKGLHRCGVIGFKAFMSNSGIDEFPAADDYTLYEGMRIAADLGALVAVHAENDGICGALAHRAVAAGKVSARDYLESRPVVAELEAIQRAILYADITGCRLHIVHVSSGAGIDLVKAARARGVDVTCETCAHYLVLTDEDVVRLGAVAKCAPPIRSQAEQDALWKHVLAGDVQMVTSDHSPAPMALKQGDNFFSIWGGIAGCQSTLPLLITEGYHGRGMSLREVAAVTSTRAAARFDFDNKGRIVAGADADLALVDIDSHWTLAAEDLQYRHKVSPYVGMEMRAQVMWTLVGGRTVWAS
- a CDS encoding 4'-phosphopantetheinyl transferase superfamily protein; the encoded protein is MAEILLYRRKLTAPINGSNLSADEHERAARLRFADARQRFIAARATLRAVLGQHTGIAPDRLVFATGAFGKPVLAGLENPPHFNLSHSGDLVLIAIADRPVGVDVETRRPLDSMAQMIDLAFTDTERAALASLNGADRSAAFFDLWTRKEAVTKARGDGFRLVKTFSLPVGGPAGTQAAVSLDESVYLVRTVMIGADYAAAVALEAHADETLDLQLRVG
- the uraH gene encoding hydroxyisourate hydrolase; translation: MGKLTTHVLDTVHGGPAAGVRIELWRLDGEKRLMGSIATNADGRGDKPLLEGEALLDGEYELVFFVRDYFAGRGVASPFLNTVPVRFTVFDTAQNYHVPLLASPWAYSTYRGS
- the pucL gene encoding urate oxidase; its protein translation is MKYTISYGKGNIALYRSFSGHLEGLTPIPESPFTGRQHGLFAVDLEVEVFGSAFLPAYTHGDNSKIVATATMTNFALQKALTYPGATLEGFLYYLGQEYLNQYPDMESLRLTANEIAFPASNLTGDSGVTLTPSDRLFAPQPGSYGFASINVTRDGGRIVVTSHECGRKDIKLFKLTGNAFANFARDSFTTLPEKTDRPLYIYLDMGWKYGDFNDALQTSHAKFIHPQQVYDHIQHTFHDFVNMSIQHLIHEMGTRLLDRFPQMSEVSFNAQNRLFDTAAGDVGEPRVFMDPRPPYGMLNLKITR
- the uraD gene encoding 2-oxo-4-hydroxy-4-carboxy-5-ureidoimidazoline decarboxylase, with product MSLDALNAASDEAFLEIIGGPLEGETWLARRVAIHRPFADVPALFEAFEQEVKAASEAERIALIRSHPDLGGKLAVGKPPSADSVREQASAGLDRLTESEYAEFHRLNTEYRAAFGFPFVICARENTKDSILATFINRRNLPRSQEIEAAVAEVLKILRLRLIEKVR
- a CDS encoding DUF3830 family protein — its product is MNLKITAGPFTFVARMEEEAAPNTCAAFKRLLPWRNKLIHARWSGEACWIPLGDFKLGVDYENHTSYPSRGDILFYPGGLSETEILFPYGSARFAAKVGQLAANHFLTIIEGQENLAALGRLALWEGAQDILFEAL